CTTTCTGGAACCGCTTTCTCATGTCGAGGGATATCCCCCCCTTCACAGGCTCCACCCCGCGTGTAACGCTGCTCCCGCCGCCATATACATACACCGGGATCTTATGTTCACAACAGTAAGCGACGATGTCTTCCACCTCTTTCGTCGTGCCTGGGTAGACGACCGCGTCCGGCAGACAGTCCACACGCCTGCCGCGGAGCCGCAGCGCGTCATATCCGGTCTTTCCGTACGCCACCGCAAGCCGGGGATAATCGTCAGTCGTAACGTACGCTTCCCCCACGATCGTTCTAAGCGCCTCCAGATGGTCCTGTGAAAGATTGCACGGCGCGTCGAGCTTTACGCGGTCCATCCCGATGTCTCCGTCATACGCGCGGAAATCGTCGTCCGTCATGTTGAACTTTTCTTTCATCATCTTATACAGTGATTCTTTCGGATATTTGACAAAGTCCGGATCTCCCCACCGGAATATGGAGCGGTAGCTGTCTTTCGGCGCAGCCTCCTTCACCCACTTCGGTTCAAATCCTTTATACGGTTTACTCATATGATCCACTCCTTTACTCCTGCTCTGACAGGATACTGCTCGTCGCGATAACATCTGCTCCAAGGCCAAGCACATCTTTGATCAAAACAGTTCCTCTTTTTACTCTTTCTGACACAACGATCTTATTGATCTCCTCCATAACATCGAAGATCCGTTCTTTTGGTATCTCCTTTGACACCCTCACCGGAATGACCGGAACATCCGGAAATACCGTTGCAGCGGTTGAGCAGACACTCCTCACCGGATGGGTCATCTCCGCCGCCGCGAAATCCGCACCTCTTTTACATTGGTTCCCCGTCACTTTGAAGCTGCCCGGTTCCCCCTCCACATGAAGCACACATCCATTCGGACATACGATACAAGTCAGTTCCTTCATCTTACCGCCCCTTCCTGCCGTATATGTACCGTGACCTTTGATTCCCGCCCGATCCCCAGTTTACTGAGATCGGCTGCGAGCCGTTCCATCTCCGGCGGTCTCAGGTTACGGTAATGCTTTGTAAAGATTTCCTTCCCGTCTGCTTCGATGACAAATGTGCCGTCCTTTACGGTCTCCCGGCTTCTGAAATAGAGGACCGCCGCCCCTTCGGTCTGTATATCCAGCTTCTGCGGCACAATATACTGGATCGTCCTGTCCGGAATAAGCTCCACAAAAGTTCCTCCTGCCGCCCCCTGACGGTAATGAGCAGCGGCAGCGCCTGCAAGTTCCCCGCTTTCCGACACATGGTCGACCAGGTCATTGACATGGAGCGCATTCCCGCATGAAAATATCCCCGGCACGCCCGTCATAAAGTGCGAATCACAGACCGGCCCCCGTGTTCCCGGACAGATGGGAACTCCGAGAGATTCCGCGATCTCATTCTCCGGTATAAGACCCACGGAGAGTATGAGCGTATCGCACTCTATGAGTTCCTCCGTCCCATGCACCGGCCGCATCCCGCCGTCCACCTGCATGACTTCCACCGCCTGAACCCGGTCGTCCCCGAAGACCCTTGTAACCGTGCGGGACAGATACAGAGGTATGTCATAATCTTCCAGGCACTGCGCGATATTTCTTGTAAGTCCCGAGGGCTCCGGCTTCACTTCATAGACGCCCGCGACTTTTGCCCCCTCCAGTGTAAGGCGCCGGGCCATGATCAGACCGATATCGCCGCTTCCCAGAATGACACACTTCTTTGCAGGCATCAGCCCCGACAGATTGACAAGATGCTGGGCCGTACCCGCTGTAAATATGCCGGATGGCCTTGTACCGTGGATCGCTGCCTGGCGCGCCGTCCGCTCCCGGCAGCCCGTCGCAAGCACAAGTGACTTTGTCGTATATTCCGAGACGCCGTGCGCATTGACCGCCGTAATGAGAAAACGGCCAGCCTCCTTATCGATGGAAGTGACAAAGGTCTGCAGCTCACATGCGATCTGCCTGCATTTGAACACTTCCATAAACCGCTCTACATATTCCGGCCCGGTCAGTCTCTCCCCGAACCGGAGCAGTCCGAATCCGTCGTGAATACACTGCTTGAGTATTCCCCCCAGCCTGGCCTCCCGCTCAATGAGAAGCACATCTGCCCCCTCTTCGTCCGCTTTCAGCGCCGCGGCGAGCCCTGCGGGTCCTCCGCCGATCACCGTCACATCATATGCACTCTTCATCGCTGCCGCCTCCTTTGCCCTTCGTCCTGCCATACGTTATGACTGAACCTGCGCCTGCCTTCTTTACTTCCCCCGGAGGTATGTGCATATATTCACTTATGATATCCACCACAAGCGGCATGCAGAACCCTCCCTGACAGCGTCCCATCCCCGGCCGCAGTCTCTTCTTTATCCCGTCCAAAGTGGGCACCACTATCGGAGCCTTAAGCGCATCCACTATCTCTCCTTTGCTGATCTCCTCACAACGGCACACGATGATCCCGTAGTCAGGATTCTCCTGTATCATTTTGTCCCGTTCTTCCTTCGGCATATTTTTAAGCACCGGCACTCCCCTGCGGACCGGATTAAAATTTTCATTCCGCAGGATGGTCCTTTTACTTCGGAGTTCTGTTACGGCCATCTCCTCTACGTCAAGCGCGACCGCCGGAGCCGTCGTAAGCCCCGGAGACTGTATCCCGGCACAGTGGATCAGATTCTTTGCCCGCCGCCCTTTCTCTATGATAAAATCCTCCTCAAATGTGGCCGGGCGGACTCCCGTAAAATATGTAATAATATCCTTTTTGTCAAGCCCTTCCGCCGTCATCTTCTGTTTGGCAAACACTGCGTCAATGCTTTCCTGAATTGTGGCAAAGTTCTCCTTTTCATATGTCTCCTGCGCATTCGGACCTACGAGCAGGTTGCCGTGCACCGTATGGAGGATGCCCCCGCCCTTCGTGTGGGCCGTCTCCTGCCTTAAGGTCTTGACAGACGCGATTCCTCTTACTATATGGCCTGCCTTCTTATCGAGTATGGAATTTGTTCCCTTGCGCGGATGGATGGAATAAAACCGGTCGCCCGCCATAGCCGCGATATCCTCCGCGAATGTACCGGCCGCATTGACGACAATGGACGGATATATGCGTCCCCGGTTCGTACGTACGCTCTTTATCATGCCATCTTCCGTCTCCATACCGAGAACCGCTGTATCAAGGCTTATCTCTGCCCCGTTTTCTACTGCATTCTCACCGTAGGCTATCGTGAGGCCGTAGGGACATACACAGCCTGCACTTGGATTATATATGGCAAAGCAGATATCCGGGTTCAGTTCTTTTTCTTTTCTGCGCAGCTCTTTCCTGCTTAAAAGAACCGTATCCGTAACTTTGCATATATGCTTCCTGTGCCATACATAGGCAAGTACCGCCGGGTACATCCACCAGTGGGTGAACCCCACATACTGGCCGCACCGTTCAAAGGGTACGTCGAGTTCTCTGCAGATCTTCCCGTACATTTTGTTGCCGCGAAGCACATAATACTGCTTTCGTGTCCCCCTGCCCAGATCCACTCCCGGGTGCACCTCCCCGTCATTTCTGCCGGAAGCCTGCACCGCAAGGTCTGCTTCCTTTTCGACAAGCAGAATATCCAGCTTCCACTTCGTCAGCTCTCTGGCGATGCTGGCTCCCGATATCCCGCCACCGATGATGAGCACATCCGGCCTTCTTCCCTCGAGAGCTCCGTCACTTTGGACCGGCGTTCTCATACGCGGCATTGTCACACCTTCCAGGACAATGTCGTTGACCACATGCATCTTCGTCCCTTTCTGTACACACATACTGCAGGCATCCACAATATCCTGCCAGTTGGAAAGCGTCCCCGTCACACGGATGATATCCTCTTCTATACCGGCCCGGACTGCCGTCCCGTAATGTTTGTGCAGCTTTTTATTCAGCTTTTTTTCCAGTTCCTTTCTTCCCATTATGATCACTTCTTTCCCGACAGTCGTCCGCGCGACCGACTTCTTATTTTCATAGTAGCAAAGCAGTTTTTAATTGTCAATCAGAAAGCACTTTAATTTGAACGCATTCAGAAATTGACTTTACGCAAAACCGGCGGTACACTGGATATATACTAAATCATAAGGGGATATTATATGGCTGCACCTAGAAAAGAAAATGTAAAAGACCTGATAATAGAAGCTACGGAAGAACTGCTCCGGACGAAAAAGCTGTCCGACATCTCTTTGTCCGAGATCGCCCGCTTTGCCGGGATCTCAAAAGGTACTCTGTACTATCACTATAAGACGAAGACCGATATACTGTTTGACATCACGGATAAATACCTGGACCGGCAGTACAATGACCTCATTGAATGGACCGGGGACGCCTCCAAGGACACGTCCATGCACCGGCTCGTGAAATATATACTGGAGCGGGATATATCAACTGCCGGTATGAGACTTCATTTGTTTTATGACGCAATGCTCGGGAATGAAGCCATACGTAAAAAACTGCTGAACCGCTACAGTGAATTCGCGTCTGTCATCTCCGAAAAAATCAGAGAACGGACAGACCGGGTCCCCGCAGACTACTGTGCCTGGCTTCTTCTGCTTTTGTCCGACGGACTATTTATCCACCAGACGCTCGGAAACGAAGAGCTGGATCCGGCAAAGTTTATCCGGCAGTCGGAACAGTTCATACAGGAGGAATTCTTATGATCGATGCGCATATCCACTACGCCGCTTCTGTCGGACAGGATCGGCTGAATACGCTCATACACGAGGCACATCTCGAAGCGCTGGCGCTGCAGTGCATACCAAAAGGAGGCACACTGCCGGTGGAGGAAGATGCCTTTGCGTTTCAGGCACAGTGCTCTGTTCCTGTATATATCTTCGGCGGTCTTGACCGTTCTGTCTATGATACGGACCCCGCCCGCAGCGAAACCTCTCTGCTGTCCGAAAAGCTTGACAGCGAGGTGACAAGGCTTATGAATATGGGCTGCACCGGCATCAAGATGCTGGAAGGGAAACCGGACGTAAGAAAGAACTTCTGCGTCCCGGACTTTGACAGTCCGGTATGGGAGGCATATTGGGCGCGGCTGGAAACCGAACAGATCCCTGTCTATATGCACGTCAATGACCCGGAAGAATTCTGGGACGCAGAACATGTGGCAGACTATGTAAAGAGAGCCGGATGGTTCTATGACGAGACCTTTATCGGCAATGAGGAACAGTACCGTCAGATACTGTGTGTCCTTCATCGCCATCCCCGGCTCAGAATATTATTTCCTCACTTTTTCTTCCTCTCAAAACAGCTTGAAAGACTTGCCTGTATTCTCGATGCTTTCCCTGAGGTGAGGATCGATGTCACTCCCGGCATTGAGCTCTACTACAATCTGTCGGCGCAGGGCGCCAAAGCGAGAGAATTCTTCCTCACATACAAAGAGCGGATCCTCTATGGCACCGATATAGGCGCACGCGCGCTGATCAGATCAGAAAACGTACCGCTTGATCTTGATGAATGCCGGTCCCGCATTAAGCTGATCCGTGATTATCTTGAGACAGACGGCGGCTACCTTCTTGAATCCGACGGGCACTATGTCGCAGAAAGGCAGCCCGCCGTCATGCATGGACTCGGACTGCCGCAACCGGTACTTGATAATATTTATTCCCGGAATTTTCTCAACTTTATCAAATGACTATCTGCAGAGCTGCTCTACCGCCTGCTCCACTTTATCCATGCCGGCGGTCGGCTCAAAGCGGTCTACGACCGTACCGTCCCTGTTGATGAGAAACTTTGTAAAGTTCCATTTTACGTCGTTGTCGTTCTCATAATCCGGATCGTCGGCAGAGAGTATCTCATGGAGCTTTCCGCTCAGCGGATGTTCGCGGTCAAAGCCTCTGAACTCCTGCTTTTCCGTCAGTATACGGTAGAGCGGGTGGGCGTGCTCTCCCTTCACCTCTGTCTTGGAAAATACGGGAAAGCTGACTCCGTAATTCCTTCTGCAGAAAGCTTCTACCGTCTTGTCATCCCCCGGCTCCTGCTCCTTAAACTGATTGCACGGAAACGCCAGTATCTCAAATCCCTTCTCGTGATATTTGCGGTACAGCGCCTCCAGTTCTTCATACTGCGGCGTAAATCCGCATTTGCTTGCCGTATTGACGACGAGAAGGATCTTTCCCATGTACTGCTCCATATACTCCACCGTCCCGTCAATACGCTTTAATTCTATCTCATTCATATTCATCTGCTTCCATTCCTCCTCATATCTGTCTTTCACAATAGTATGAAGAGAAAACGCAGTTATTATTCTTTTATTATCTCCAGAACATCGCCGGCTTCAATGAAGCCGCCTCGGATGACTTTTGAAAATACGCCTTCTCTCGGCATGATGCAGTCACCCATCTTTTGAAATATTTCACAGCCGTGATGGCATTCCTTTCCGATCTGTGTCAATTCCAATATTACATCATTACAGGCGAAACGTGTGCCGACCGGAAGTTCGCTAAGCTCAATGCCGTCCACGACGAGATTTTCTCCAAACGCCCCGTTCCCCACAACGGCTCCCCGGCTGCAAAACTCCTCGATCTTACCGTATGACAGAAGGCTCACCTGCCGGTGCCATTTTCCTGCATGCGCGTCTCCTTTTATTCCATAGTCTTCAATAAACTCTGCACGTCCCACATTTTTCTTCTGTGTCCCCTTTTCGGGACTCGTGCAGACTGCAATGACTTTGCCCATCTCATCCTCCTATTCTGGACATTTCCATCTCTTCCATGCCGTCTGTGACCGGACTGTCAAAACTATGTCCGGCAGGCTTTCCGTACACCGCACGTCTGACCTGTTCTCTCAGTACACTGTCCGGAACCTGCCCCCGCAGCAGCGCTTTTACATCCATCCCGCCGGCATACTGGAGACACGGTTTCAGGTACCCTGCGGATGTGAGACGCACCCGGTTGCATCCGCCGCAGAACTTGTGTGAAAGAGCGCTTATGAAACCGATACGCCCCTTAAACCCTTCAAAACGTACATACACGCCGGGCCCGTTGCCGTGGTATCCCTGTACGGTCTTTTCTTCTCCATACGCCTTTCTCAGCGCCTCCAGGATCTCCTCCTGCGTCCTGCCGGCATGCTTTCGTCCAAGTCCGATCGGCATCATCTCGATAAATCTGACATCTGCCTCCTTATCTCTGGCAATGCCCGCAAGCGGCACCCATTCCCTGTCATTGACGCCGGCGAGCGGCACGCAGTTCACTTTCACCTTCAGCTGCGGACAGGAAAGCGCGGCGGCCAGTCCTCCGAGCGCGGCCCGCAGGCCGTTCCTTCTTGTGATCTGCTCATACAGCCGTTCATCCAGCGCGTCAATACTTATATTGACCGCATCCAGACCGGCATCGGCCAGCGCCGGCATGTGCTCTTTTAAAAGTGTGCCGTTCGTCGTAAGTGTCACCTGCTCTATATCCGGTATACTTTTCAGCATCGCGATCAGCTCTGGTATCCCTTTCCGTACAAGAGGTTCGCCTCCGGTCAGCTTCACCTTTGTAATTCCGAGTGATGCAAAAATGCCCGTGAGCCTCTTTATCTCATCATATGTAAGGATCTCGCTGTGCGGTATGGCCGCAACTCCTTCCTCCGGCATACAGTAAGTACACCTCATATTGCAGCGGTCCGTCACGGAGATTCTCACATAATCTATGTTACGTCCATACTTATCCCGCATCTTTACGCCTTTCCGTGCCGCTGCGCCAATGCGGCGCATTCGGATTCTCTTCCAGTAAGAATTCCAAGGCCGTGCCCAAGCGACGGCAGTATAAACGACAGATTTTCCCTGACAGCCTTCGGGCTTCCTGGAAGATTTACGATCAAGGTCTTCCCCCGGATGACCGACACACCGCGGCCGAGCATTGCTCGGGGCGTGATCTGAAGGGAAAAATAACGCATGGCATCGGCGATACCGGGCGCATTCCTGTCCGCCACGCAAAGTGTAGCTTCCGGCGTACAGTCGCGCTCCGCAAATCCGGTTCCTCCTGTCGTAAGGATCAGATCCATATGTTCCTCATCGCAAAGCCGGATCAGCTCCCGCTCGATCATAACCTGTTCATCCGGCAGAAGAATCTTTGCCGCAACGTCATAGTCTTCTGCTGACAGCAGTTCCTGAATAAGAGGAGCGCTTTTATCCTCCCGCTCCCGGCGGTATCCTTTATCGCTCAATGTGACTACCGCAGTTTTCCACCTGTATCCTTCCATGTGACTCCTCCTTTGTGCCTCTATTATAACGCGTATCCTGTCACCTGTACACACTGCTTTTTCTGGAAAACTAACTATCTGAGCATCAATGGTGTTCCTATTTTCACACAGGCCGAGACGGCTGTGAGCGTCCACGTAAGCCCCCGTTCCTTCCGTTTATCCTCACACAGGCTCTGTAT
This is a stretch of genomic DNA from [Clostridium] hylemonae DSM 15053. It encodes these proteins:
- a CDS encoding DUF1667 domain-containing protein yields the protein MKELTCIVCPNGCVLHVEGEPGSFKVTGNQCKRGADFAAAEMTHPVRSVCSTAATVFPDVPVIPVRVSKEIPKERIFDVMEEINKIVVSERVKRGTVLIKDVLGLGADVIATSSILSEQE
- a CDS encoding NAD(P)/FAD-dependent oxidoreductase gives rise to the protein MKSAYDVTVIGGGPAGLAAALKADEEGADVLLIEREARLGGILKQCIHDGFGLLRFGERLTGPEYVERFMEVFKCRQIACELQTFVTSIDKEAGRFLITAVNAHGVSEYTTKSLVLATGCRERTARQAAIHGTRPSGIFTAGTAQHLVNLSGLMPAKKCVILGSGDIGLIMARRLTLEGAKVAGVYEVKPEPSGLTRNIAQCLEDYDIPLYLSRTVTRVFGDDRVQAVEVMQVDGGMRPVHGTEELIECDTLILSVGLIPENEIAESLGVPICPGTRGPVCDSHFMTGVPGIFSCGNALHVNDLVDHVSESGELAGAAAAHYRQGAAGGTFVELIPDRTIQYIVPQKLDIQTEGAAVLYFRSRETVKDGTFVIEADGKEIFTKHYRNLRPPEMERLAADLSKLGIGRESKVTVHIRQEGAVR
- a CDS encoding NAD(P)/FAD-dependent oxidoreductase, producing the protein MGRKELEKKLNKKLHKHYGTAVRAGIEEDIIRVTGTLSNWQDIVDACSMCVQKGTKMHVVNDIVLEGVTMPRMRTPVQSDGALEGRRPDVLIIGGGISGASIARELTKWKLDILLVEKEADLAVQASGRNDGEVHPGVDLGRGTRKQYYVLRGNKMYGKICRELDVPFERCGQYVGFTHWWMYPAVLAYVWHRKHICKVTDTVLLSRKELRRKEKELNPDICFAIYNPSAGCVCPYGLTIAYGENAVENGAEISLDTAVLGMETEDGMIKSVRTNRGRIYPSIVVNAAGTFAEDIAAMAGDRFYSIHPRKGTNSILDKKAGHIVRGIASVKTLRQETAHTKGGGILHTVHGNLLVGPNAQETYEKENFATIQESIDAVFAKQKMTAEGLDKKDIITYFTGVRPATFEEDFIIEKGRRAKNLIHCAGIQSPGLTTAPAVALDVEEMAVTELRSKRTILRNENFNPVRRGVPVLKNMPKEERDKMIQENPDYGIIVCRCEEISKGEIVDALKAPIVVPTLDGIKKRLRPGMGRCQGGFCMPLVVDIISEYMHIPPGEVKKAGAGSVITYGRTKGKGGGSDEECI
- a CDS encoding TetR/AcrR family transcriptional regulator, with the translated sequence MAAPRKENVKDLIIEATEELLRTKKLSDISLSEIARFAGISKGTLYYHYKTKTDILFDITDKYLDRQYNDLIEWTGDASKDTSMHRLVKYILERDISTAGMRLHLFYDAMLGNEAIRKKLLNRYSEFASVISEKIRERTDRVPADYCAWLLLLLSDGLFIHQTLGNEELDPAKFIRQSEQFIQEEFL
- a CDS encoding amidohydrolase family protein yields the protein MIDAHIHYAASVGQDRLNTLIHEAHLEALALQCIPKGGTLPVEEDAFAFQAQCSVPVYIFGGLDRSVYDTDPARSETSLLSEKLDSEVTRLMNMGCTGIKMLEGKPDVRKNFCVPDFDSPVWEAYWARLETEQIPVYMHVNDPEEFWDAEHVADYVKRAGWFYDETFIGNEEQYRQILCVLHRHPRLRILFPHFFFLSKQLERLACILDAFPEVRIDVTPGIELYYNLSAQGAKAREFFLTYKERILYGTDIGARALIRSENVPLDLDECRSRIKLIRDYLETDGGYLLESDGHYVAERQPAVMHGLGLPQPVLDNIYSRNFLNFIK
- a CDS encoding glutathione peroxidase encodes the protein MKDRYEEEWKQMNMNEIELKRIDGTVEYMEQYMGKILLVVNTASKCGFTPQYEELEALYRKYHEKGFEILAFPCNQFKEQEPGDDKTVEAFCRRNYGVSFPVFSKTEVKGEHAHPLYRILTEKQEFRGFDREHPLSGKLHEILSADDPDYENDNDVKWNFTKFLINRDGTVVDRFEPTAGMDKVEQAVEQLCR
- a CDS encoding MOSC domain-containing protein; amino-acid sequence: MGKVIAVCTSPEKGTQKKNVGRAEFIEDYGIKGDAHAGKWHRQVSLLSYGKIEEFCSRGAVVGNGAFGENLVVDGIELSELPVGTRFACNDVILELTQIGKECHHGCEIFQKMGDCIMPREGVFSKVIRGGFIEAGDVLEIIKE
- the moaA gene encoding GTP 3',8-cyclase MoaA, encoding MRDKYGRNIDYVRISVTDRCNMRCTYCMPEEGVAAIPHSEILTYDEIKRLTGIFASLGITKVKLTGGEPLVRKGIPELIAMLKSIPDIEQVTLTTNGTLLKEHMPALADAGLDAVNISIDALDERLYEQITRRNGLRAALGGLAAALSCPQLKVKVNCVPLAGVNDREWVPLAGIARDKEADVRFIEMMPIGLGRKHAGRTQEEILEALRKAYGEEKTVQGYHGNGPGVYVRFEGFKGRIGFISALSHKFCGGCNRVRLTSAGYLKPCLQYAGGMDVKALLRGQVPDSVLREQVRRAVYGKPAGHSFDSPVTDGMEEMEMSRIGG
- a CDS encoding MogA/MoaB family molybdenum cofactor biosynthesis protein translates to MEGYRWKTAVVTLSDKGYRREREDKSAPLIQELLSAEDYDVAAKILLPDEQVMIERELIRLCDEEHMDLILTTGGTGFAERDCTPEATLCVADRNAPGIADAMRYFSLQITPRAMLGRGVSVIRGKTLIVNLPGSPKAVRENLSFILPSLGHGLGILTGRESECAALAQRHGKA